From Rhododendron vialii isolate Sample 1 chromosome 7a, ASM3025357v1:
GTTGAAAGAAAGTATTATGATTCTGTGTTCAAAAACTGCCATGGTTATTTGAGGATAATTAACTACTCAGCTCCAGAGAGTTTGGAAGAAGAGCTTGAGGGTCTTGGGATGCATACTGATATGAGTTGTGTAACTATTGTGTATCAAGATGAAATGGGTGGGCTTCAGGTGAGATCAAATCAGGGCCATTGGATTGACATCAGTCCATGCGAGGGGACCCTGGTGGTCAATGTTGGTGATTTGCTTCAAGCTTGGAGCAATGAGAAGTTAAGATCATCAGAACACAGAGTTGTTTTGAGAAAACCGGTGAACCGTTTTTCACTAGCTTTCTTTTGGTGCTTTGAGGATGAGAAGGTGATCTTGGCACCTGATGAAGTGGTAGGAGAGGGAAACTCAAGGACTTACAAGCCGTTTGTTTGCGCGGATTATTTGAGATTCAGAGAGAGCGATGAGAAGGGAAAGTTTGAGAAAGTTGGCTTCACTGTTAGAGATTTCGCTGGGATTAAACTGCAAATCTAGTGTTTGTAAATATAAGTCATTGATCATGGTAGAGGAAATTCTTATCAATCATGTAGTGTTGTAGAATAAGACTCTTTTGTGGTTGTTTGGAATCATATTGATGTGATActttggttgtgtttggattattgatttgtgaaaaggTATAACTAATGGTAGGAGTTGAAGAAACAAAATTTAGCCTATTCCTTGTGTAATTTTCTTAGCTTTTCATGTTCTGTCAGAAGTTCATGATCCAAACCCAAGTCTCATAATTCGCGTGTGGGAGCGAGAGGGGCGAGCACGAGCGCAAAAGCTGTCTTTGAAACCCATCCTAAACTACTAAAAGTTGCAACAACAAGGTCTGAAAGCGTGAGCACGATGCGAAGATGGAGAACTGGAGCGCAAGGCACTTTGAAAGATTATGTGAACATGTTCCGAGCTTTCTGGTGTTTGGGTGAAAGATGGGGAAAGCAAGAGACTGGAAATTTGTGGTAGCTGAGATTGGGAGCTTTTACCTGTTGgtggttggaaaaaaaatgttgcaCAGTTGGAATTCCACCATAATCATGTCTACAGTTCATTATTATTCTCTGTCATGCATATTttaggaattttattttaaagccTCTTGTTTTGAGTTTTCAATCGAGTGAGCAACCCTGTAACGCCCCCTATAGTGTGCAATCCAGCCATTTATCTCAAATCGATGGTTAAGATATGTTTGTCATCTTTTATCAGTAAAAGTTAACGAATCTGAACCATCAATTTGGGAAACGGATTGTCCGGATGATCACTACACTCCTACAGTGACTTGCTCACTACAGAGTCGTCCTTGTGGAACGTTTGgattaccttttctttttttttttctcattctccAAATATTTGCAGGTTATAGGACAAAATTCCAAATTCTACCTTTTTGTTTAGAGTTTTTACTCAAATGGCTTGTTGAAGTTAATAGAATTCTAGTGTGTTGGTAGCACAAAGACTGCTATGATGTGAGACTTCAAGCACAAATCACATGCTGATAGCTTTGGGTCGACAAGATAAAAAGTTGGTGCTCTTTTTTGAAGACACTATTATTGCGTTTGAAGAATTAGTGTAAATCACAATAAGTATAAAGTTTATATCTGAACCAGTTTTTCCAGATGAAATATTCCCAACTTAATGATTAATTTATAAGACAAACACCACTCCCAAAAGGTGAAATATTTCAGAAATAATGGATAAGTAATTAATTCAAAAGTGGGGAAATAGTAGGGAATCAACTACACTTGGTTAttgggaaatcaaattgaatGTTGAACTCGTAATGGagatggacggtccggatgcgCCTTGAAGGTCCTGTAAAAGGGCTGCCCTACAGGATCCCCGAATCCAAAACTTGCTAATATTACAAAGGTGTGCTTAATGCTCAGAATCTTGAGGACAGGTTTAGGCACTAGTTATCAATTCCAATTACCAtctcaaaaatcattttataaCTCTATATCTAGCTCAATGTATCAACTAATTTAGAGGAGAGGACcgactacaccatccactacttGGAGGCTCAACTAATGGACCATGCATAAGAATTGATGGCACGGGGTTAGGAGTTGAACCTCAAACCAAAGACTTCGTGATGCCTCTGGTTGCTAGGTGACAACCAGCTCGCGTCATCCCAGGGTGTTAATTACCATCTCAATTTAATGGAGACTTCATATGGGTTTGAGCTGAAGTCACGACAGCAACAGTACAATCATAAAAGATTTAGTTAGCTCCCCTTAACAATTTACCTCTCTTCATTTGCCGGAGAATTTCTACTTTATCAGCCAGATTGACTTGAAACACTAGCCCGGctgaaaattgaagtactttATTGACATGAAGCTGAAACAGGGTGCAGATAGTAGCCAAATTACAACCAAATTTATGCTCCTGGGTTAGACAAAGGAAACCATGAGAAGTGCTTGTTAAGAGACCGGAAAACTCGAGAGACTAAGAGGACTGCAATGATACACATTACACAACGCTTAGAAGCAAATCCTACGACACAAGTTAATAATTTGCAATCTTGTGTTTCTCAACACTATCCGGCAACAGTTGAAAGCGCTTGTTTGATCATCCGTGCTGATGCAACTGCTGCTCCTCGAAACTGAAATCAGGTTTCAAAGAATCACAAGGTTTCAGAAATGATGGAAGTGCACGTTTAGCACAAAATTCCGGGTAAAAATGACTTGCTACGACAACTATGAACGAGGAAAGTGATTCTAGTGTTTCCGAAAATGGTGGACCTAAATATGCAACAATTTAGGAAAGAAGACGACCTTAGATTGAAGGGTTACAGTGAGAATGCCGTCAATGGTTGATGACTGAACAGTGTGAGCATCTAAGTTGAGATTGTTCATAGCATCTATGATGTCAAGCAACAAATATTCCCTCGAAGGGCATCTCAGCTCAATCAGAACTTCCTGCTCTTTTATCTTTACTTTCATATCAAACAGTGGCCCGTCTTTAGGAACAACCCTGCTGAGCTCCGGGTCTGTTTCATCGATGTCGC
This genomic window contains:
- the LOC131333236 gene encoding gibberellin 20-oxidase-like protein, with product MYKMVSKTCMQLPMLDISQPLQPSSLSSLAEACKELGFFHITNHGISKDLYDKIRSLSEFLFSLPDEMKIKLGPFSSIKTYTPHYIASPFFESLRVSGPDFIGSAQSSADVLFDNHIPEFSEILHEYGTTMTELSKKIVKIVLMTLGDAVERKYYDSVFKNCHGYLRIINYSAPESLEEELEGLGMHTDMSCVTIVYQDEMGGLQVRSNQGHWIDISPCEGTLVVNVGDLLQAWSNEKLRSSEHRVVLRKPVNRFSLAFFWCFEDEKVILAPDEVVGEGNSRTYKPFVCADYLRFRESDEKGKFEKVGFTVRDFAGIKLQI